A window from Malania oleifera isolate guangnan ecotype guangnan chromosome 7, ASM2987363v1, whole genome shotgun sequence encodes these proteins:
- the LOC131159300 gene encoding cinnamoyl-CoA reductase-like SNL6: MATASFNGGDGDGDGDGEASKTVCVMDASGLLGSGLVERLLDRGYSVHAALQYPGELEKIEGLSCDNKKLKIFQSDPLDYHSIVDALKGCCGLFYSFEPPPDQPTYDEYMADVEVRAAHNVLEACAQTDTIEKVVFSSSVTAVIWRDDRNTTPSDLDERNWSDVNFCKKFKLWHGLSKTLAEKTAWALAMDRDVNMVSINGGLLIGPDLTITNPYLKGAAEMYEDGLFVTVDLQFIVDAHICAFEDISSYGRYLCFNHVINCNEDAVKLARMLLPPSSTSPPLSMQEDAKVHLQKISNKKLNKLMLEFNTQLQVD, from the exons ATGGCTACAGCTTCCTTCAATGGCGGTGAcggtgatggtgatggtgatggtgagGCCTCAAAGACAGTTTGCGTAATGGATGCATCTGGGCTTCTGGGCTCAGGCCTTGTGGAGCGCCTCTTGGACAGAGGCTACTCTGTTCATGCTGCTCTCCAGTACCCTG GCGAACTGGAAAAGATTGAGGGGCTCTCTTGTGATAACAAGAAGTTGAAGATTTTCCAGTCAGACCCTTTGGATTACCACAGTATTGTGGATGCCTTGAAAGGATGCTGTGGTTTGTTCTATTCATTTGAGCCTCCTCCAGACCAGCCCACCTATGAT GAATACATGGCAGATGTGGAGGTGAGAGCAGCACACAATGTACTGGAGGCCTGTGCACAGACGGACACAATAGAGAAGGTAGTGTTCAGCTCCTCTGTTACTGCAGTTATCTGGAGAGATGACCGCAACACGACTCCATCTGACCTCGATGAGCGAAATTGGAGCGACGTAAATTTCTGCAAAAAATTCAAG TTGTGGCATGGTCTTTCGAAGACCCTGGCCGAGAAGACAGCATGGGCACTGGCAATGGACAGAGATGTTAACATGGTGTCCATAAATGGAGGGCTCCTGATTGGCCCTGATCTAACGATCACGAATCCATACTTGAAAGGGGCTGCCGAGATGTATGAAGATGGGTTATTTGTTACTGTGGACCTCCAGTTCATTGTAGATGCACACATCTGTGCCTTCGAAGACATTTCATCGTATGGGCGATATTTGTGCTTCAACCATGTCATCAATTGCAATGAGGATGCTGTTAAGCTTGCGCGGATGCTGTTGCCACCCTCCTCTACTtcacctcccctaag CATGCAGGAGGATGCAAAGGTCCACCTGCAGAAGATAAGCAACAAGAAGCTCAACAAACTGATGCTGGAGTTCAACACTCAGCTTCAGGTTGATTGA